Proteins from one Xenopus tropicalis strain Nigerian chromosome 1, UCB_Xtro_10.0, whole genome shotgun sequence genomic window:
- the LOC116412002 gene encoding uncharacterized protein LOC116412002, with product MIDSRTTNETAAAIYTPRVCARCLRHLRYRSECWPRGGRSSSGLHSPRRHPEIEGERFSGEESERGSHVGGSDVAFFSDEEPANIPQQQLPTQATGESVAPTEHVKEKFHKSLIRHHKALMKKLDTMHIDLCVATNAYNAAQARQAAHEAAMLSLQQEMVTLHQASEARKEEHEAAMLSLQEEQVELKRQKVALLAQQNVLLQQQAPKPTEPTSSTSTAPPPAGSTRQLRKRK from the exons ATGATTGACAGCAGAACAACCAATGAGA ctgctgctgccattTATACACCAAGAGTGTGTGCGAGGTGTCTCCGGCACCTTCGATACAGAtcggaatgttggccaag agGTGGACGCTCCTCGTCTGGGCTCCACTCCCCACGGCGCCATCCTGAAATTGAAGGAGAGAGATTTAGTGGGGAGGAAAGCGAAAGAGGGTCCCACGTCGGTGGCAGCGACGTGGCCTtcttctcagatgaggagccggccaatattccccagcagcagctcccaacccaggccACAGGAGAGAGCGTGGCCCCCACGGAACATGTCAAAGAGAAGTTCCACAAATCCCTTATAAGGCACCACAAAGCCTTAATGAAAAAATTAGACACCATGCATatcgacttgtgtgtggccactaacgcctacaatgcAGCTCAGGCACGCCAGGCCGCACATGAGGCGGCAATGCTAAGCCTTCAGCAGGAGATGGTCACACTCCATCAGGCCAGTGAGGCCAGGAAAGAGGAacatgaggctgccatgttgagcctgcaagaggagcAGGTAGAACTTAAAAGGCAGAAAGTGGCTCTGTTGGCACAACAAAATGTGCTACTCCAGCAACAGGCACCaaagccaacagagccaacaagctctaccagcacagctccccctcctgcaggctcaacTAGGCAGCTccgcaaaagaaaataa